A DNA window from Setaria viridis chromosome 2, Setaria_viridis_v4.0, whole genome shotgun sequence contains the following coding sequences:
- the LOC117843748 gene encoding putative hydrolase C777.06c → MPRAATGAIAAALLRAQLPLMAPPASRVARAFPGLAAVAPTRFARYTSSSPSLRLLPSLRSARSFCGVSRASPGGAATGSLAEEEGQRLQSELIFLGTGTSEGIPRVSCLTHPTKTCPVCTKAAEPGNPNRRRNTSILLRHATPSGTANILVDAGKFFYHSALQWFPAFGLRTVDAVIITHSHADAIGGLDCLRDWTNNVQPSIPIYVAERDYEVMKMTHYYLIDTSVVIPGAAVSALQFNIIKEEPFTVHNLEVIPLPVWHGQGYRSLGFRFADICYISDVSDIPEETYKLLENCELLIMDALRPDRSSSTHFGLPRALEEVRKIKPKKTLFTGMMHLMDHEKVNDDLARLMETEGLDIQLSYDGLRIPVRL, encoded by the exons atgcccCGCGCTGCCACGGGCGCGATCGCCGCGGCGCTCCTGCGCGCGCAGCTCCCGCtcatggcgccgccggcgtcgcgcgtCGCGCGCGCGTTCCcaggcctcgccgccgtcgccccgacGCGCTTCGCTCGCTACACCTCGTCCTCGCCGAGCCTTCGACTCCTCCCGAGCCTCCGCTCCG CGCGCTCGTTCTGCGGCGTCTCCCGTGCGTctcccggcggcgcggccactgGCTccttggcggaggaggagggccagCGGCTGCAGTCGGAGCTCATCTTCCTCGGCACGGGCACCAGCGAGGGCATCCCGCGTGTCAGCTGCCTCACACACCCCACCAAGACTTGCCCC GTTTGCACCAAGGCTGCCGAACCGGGGAACCCAAACAGGAGGCGCAACACCTCTATCCTCCTGCGCCACGCCACCCCTTCTGGCACCGCTAATATTCTCGTTGATGCCGGCAA GTTCTTCTACCACTCCGCGCTCCAGTGGTTCCCTGCATTTGG GTTGAGGACGGTCGACGCTGTCATCATTACCCACTCTCATGCTGATGCCATTGGAG GGCTTGATTGTCTTCGTGATTGGACGAACAATGTCCAGCCATCGATCCCAATTTATGTGGCGGAGCGTGATTATGAG GTGATGAAGATGACCCACTATTATTTGATTGACACAAGTGTAGTTATACCTGGAGCGGCAGTTTCAGCATTGCAATTCAACATTATAAAAGAGGAACCATTTACGGTTCACAATCTTGAG GTGATTCCTTTACCTGTTTGGCATGGTCAAGGTTACCGCTCTCTTGGTTTTCGTTTTGCTGACATATGCTACATAAG TGATGTCAGTGATATACCTGAAGAAACCTACAAACTTCTGGAAAATTGTGAACTACTTATAATG GATGCTCTAAGACCTGATCGTTCTTCATCAACGCACTTTGGATTACCCAGG GCCCTTGAGGAAGTTAGGAAAATCAAACCAAAGAAAACACTGTTTACTG GAATGATGCATTTAATGGACCATGAGAAAGTAAACGATGATCTTGCCAGGCTGATGGAGACAGAGGGTCTTGACATCCAACTTAGCTATGATGGTCTCAGGATACCTGTAAGGCTCTAG